AAACCCAAAACCATTAGATTTAGAGGTCCCTGGTGTCCGTTGAACCTTTGCACCGAGAACCTTCCCTTTCTCTGAGAAGAAATCCTTTAGCAACTCATTCGTCACTGTCTTTGCAAGATTACCGATATATACTTTATACGGACTCTCAACAAATTGTGAATCCTCTGCCTGGGTTGTTGCTATATCCATACCTTCTAACGGTTTCTCAGTAATATTCACTTTGATTTTACGCCCACCGATTTCCTGCACCAGAAAGGGCAATAGAGAAGGAGAAATATGAGCAAAAACCGAAGCAATACTTGTATACAGACCCTGAGTATAAAAGTACATACTGTGTCGTTCAATTTCTCAATCACTGCATTCGCGTCTTCAACAGTCTTCATTGTCACAAAACCAAACCTTCTGCTTCTTCCAGAATATTTATCATACATCACCTGCAGGAAACAGGTAGTGTTTCAAGTGTTTATCAGAACTATCACTTAAAAATAACAGAGAAAGATTTCCTGTGGACCCTTAGTTTTCTATGCAACCTTGGCATAAATTACTAATGAAAAATTCTTTAACAGATCACCCTAGACAATACAGTACAGTAATAAGCATACAACAAATTTCATGGTTGATAGAAACCTATTAAACGAAAAGGCATCACTTAATCTTTTCCAGTTGTTATTATCGCCCACAACTAAGCCTTATTCCCAAAAGGATAGGGTCAGCTACATGAACCTAAAACCTATCTACTGTGGTCTTCCACAAAGATCCTCTTCCTTTTTTCGCTTCTATCTAGACTTCTAGAGCTACACGCTCTTTCTAACCCATTTTCTTCATGTGAATCATGTCATTCCTCCAAAAAGCGAAAATGTGTATGAACCAAAGCTGAAAGCCATCTATTTCTTTATCCTCAAAAACTCAGATACAACCAATGTGGTCATAGAAAAGGAAGAGGGTTTAGAAGTTTGATGTAGACTAATAGTTTCTTCACTATTCAGCTCAGTATCTTACTTTTATGCCGGCCCTTAGAGGTGCCCTCGAGAAGAAAACAAATTAATCTTTACAAGTTAGCCCAGTTCCATAGTATCTTTCCAATTGGATACAGGATAAAATCCCCAGTTGCCTTAGCACATAATGACACTAACAAAGTAGCCTTAACCCATAAATTATCACAAGAACAAGCAACTCCGTCAAAGATACGACCATTCCATTCCAGCAAATGGTTCACGGAATAACTAAAGTGGCATTTTGCACAGCCACTGTTTCCACTTCGCCCATCCAAACTCCACAAAACGAATTTGTACCCTATCCTTTATATTAGAATGACAAACCAAATTCCCAAACACTTTATGCACCCCAAGGCTCTCCCCAACTGTAGCAAGGAGCTCTTAGAGAAGGAACACATGTGATCAAGATTCACAATTAGCTCGACAAAGCAAATAAAAATGGCCACTGTTTTCGGAGCATATACTTTGTATTGATCCATCATTCCATCCCAAAGCTGCGTCCACATGAAACCTCTCAACTTAAGAGGGAACTTGCCCTTCCAACTGAAATTTGCTAGAGGAAAGGCTGGACCATTTAGGAGGTCTACTCAGGCAACAAAGAAAGGATATTGAAGAAAGAAAACCTCTAAGGAATCTCCCATTCATACCCCAGAATACGCCATTTTCTTTAATTGAAAAGCTAAGTGATCACAAATAGAAGTGAGCTCCAAGATAAAAGTGAATAGGTCACACGGATGATAGAAAAAATATAATTCTTTTCATACAAATATAAGAGTATTTGTATGAAAAGAATTATTATATatccgatggagccaaagattcatttgttcttttggctgtgggatgtaaaAGACttaatcaaaatggctcttaatacctcttcgcttccATTCCATGAattagaagatggtcgtcccgtcgTCGTCCCGTTATtgtttttgggtcaattggaaacagcctctctgcaattgcaggggtaaggttgcgtacacccgacccccccactggcccccccttaccccgcttcttgcgggagcctctttgaagcAATGGGGTAAAGATGAAGATGACGAATATAAGAGTAAGAATCATTTAATCATTACTAAAATTTCTAGATTAGCAGAAGCCTATGGTGTATCTCGGTTCAACACTTCAACCATTCAACTGCAAGCTGCATAATGATTTTCTCTAACTGCAACCAATAACTGTAGACACCAATTGGGGTATGTTTCTGCTACATGATTTCCCTTCTCCTGATAACAAATGGACGAATGTTACTGTGAATCCACAAAAGAGACTTGAAGTCTGATAATGAAAATTCCTCTGATCATTAATGAGGCGCAGGCTTCTCAAAAAATATTCCTGTTTGTCCTATAGTTCAATATACATAATGATAGGAGCAGGGTAATTGCAAGATCAGGCTAACAACGAATACTGTTGTGACTTGCCCAAAACTTCATGTCTGTTCTACACGTGGGCTTTTGATATTCCTTTGAAGATGTCTTATACCTGAAGACTCGAAGAGGCTTTAGCATAAAGTGATTCTTAGTTCCCAAGGAGTATCACAGGGGCAATACAGGGATGGGGTTACTAAGGCAATGCTTATTCTCAAACGGTTCACAACCAGCGAgtattctttctttctcttgttTCACCACATTACTGTATAGAGAAGAGAAACAAATCATATAGTTCACATTTTGCGGTAGGTATCCAATTCGTTATGATTTCAAACCATTTCAGGGGACGAAAAGATGACTAAGAAACATCAATAGGAAAAGAAAAAATCTCACAGAAAAACAGCCACACCAAGCTCTGTATCCTCGATTAACTAATATTGAGCTTTTCACCTTAAAACCAGTAAATCAGCAGCGCCTTACAACCCTCACATATTTCCAGTGTAGTTTAATCTAACAGCCAAACCTTCTTCAACCACCAATGTCCAGTGTGCCCTCCATAGATCAACATCATCAAATTCTACTTCATACCATTCTACTTCATACCTCAAAGAAACAATATTTATGAAGTACAAACCTTAAACACCAAAATAAGAGCTACATCAAGTCATCAAGTGCTCCACCTCTTCAAATGATATACATTGCTTCCATCAAGGTATACATGATCTAGAGCCAGTGACGCCTATATCCATTTTGTTAAATACACATATGCTCAGTACTCTCCTGAATTAATCTTGTAAAATGTAGAACTCACCTATTCTTACTCTACAAGAATCATAAACTTTTGACAGTTGATAAACACCAAATAAATGAACAAACTCCCAAATATACAGAAACCCATTAAGCAAACAGAACAAAATAGCAGAAAAACCAAATGAAATGCTAATTTTACTCACACCAAACATAAATTGCTGAAAATACACAAAACCCCAGAAAAAATTATGATGTAAAAAAAAGAATGCTAAGAAGAAGAAACCTCAGCTATCTCAATAGCACCGTGCTCTTCAACAATAGTACGAAGCTCATCATTATTGAGATTCCTTGGAATGTTACCAACATATAATCTACGAGCTCCTTCTCCATCTGAAGATGATGATGCAGTAGATGAAGAAGATGTTTCTTCAGTTACAACAGCTCGAACCTTCAACAATGGCGGATTTGTTGAGACTCTAGTCTTCAATTTTAGACCAAACCCATTGCTAAAAGATTGCAATTGGACCAGATTTTGCGATGAAAACTTGGgttttgaagaagaagaagatgatgaacagTGTTGAAGGAGACCATGACATGGGAGGATTGATgaaattgttgccattttttctgggtttttttttgcttttgttgttgattatttgatgatgatgataattttgaacttcccaaatcaaaaattaattgaCTTTGGAGGAGATAGATCGCCCAGATATTGAAGATTTTGGTAGTAACACAAATTTTTGAATGGGGTTTTGGGAAATTGCAAGAAATGAGAGAGGGGTTTTTGCTCTTCTTTTCCCTGTGTTATCGCTTTATCCATATGTCACCTGCCTATCACGTGCCATCTAAAAAGAGATAGGCCTTCTTCCCAAAGGCCCAATTTGCAAATTTAGATTGTGCCATCCAAATTCCAAATAAGCAATGGCCTTTTAAGTCCTAACTTAtcaagaaataaaaataaaaagaagaaaaggtcCATAACAAAAGCCAATACGTTGATGGTTGGAAATACGATGTCCAAAAGATGCTACATATTtcctccgtttcgaaataattGGAACACTCCATCTTTCAGCACTATTTACAAATTTCAGTTTGACTATCATTTGTAatttatgggtaaagaaaaatATAGTCATTTGAAGTCTTATTTAATTCGTCTCGATATGTACTTtagaaatatcaactttttataattttatcaatacaaaattagaatattaatgtTCAAACATTTACGTTGGTCAGCGTGAAAAAGTAAATAGTCCCTATTATTTCGAAAAGGATGGAGTAATATGCTTGTAAGCAAGGTTCTCTaatctgttcgacttattttgactcattttagtaaaagtaagtttagataagttcacaTAAGTTTAAATAATGGAGTATAAgttcgaaaaaaataaatttttcagTCATTTTCAcacataaataaatttatttctcataaaataagtttatttcagataaaataattaagttaacataaatttaggtaATATAAGTGGAGTAAAACGAAACCCAACATAACATTGACATCTCATAAGTATAAGATTATACTTGAGAGTTGATTGAGACGACGATTTACTAATATCCTCACAAATTACAATAAGGGACTAAAAGATATTTGTTCCGATATCActtctagagttctaaaagcaATGTTGTTTATTATGAATTATCTTACACCTTTTAATAAGTCTATTTACTACTCAAATACATAGAGAATATTAATGGCCAACAATATTCTATATTGCATTAGGATGGATAGTGTAATTTAAATTAGATTAAAGTATCTACCAATTCCTAATCGATTTCTGCTAATTTTCTAAGTGTCTAAACGTTAATTTATGATCATTGATTGTATATTATTCACCTTAAGTACAAATTTACAATCCTATTAGGACTATAATTTACACGAGTTCTAACTTCTAACCATGGTAGAAGTAGGGCTCCTAATTGtatttaaataatcaaaatcaagcCACCgctataaatttatttatactccAAATTGCACGCAAGTTTTAGGCCTTTCTCCCATATTCCCCCGCACCTCAATTTATACTTCCTTTCCTCTCCCAAATTTCATCCTCAAAAACAACCACAACAAcaaaaactcaatcaaaatttCTAAACAACTTTTAAAAGATGCAAGTTTACTTGGATAATTTGATTTCAAACTCAACCTTTCCATTCCTATCACATCCCACTTCTTCAATTCAATCTTCCTCCTCCTACCTCCCTTCAAATCGCATTTCCTTCCAAACCCCGCCACCATTTTCATCCTTCAAAGCTCGAGCAACCCTCAACAATGGCGGAATCACAAAGCCCATCTCAGAGATGACCTTTTACGAGCTTCTCGGTATCCCAGAAACGGTCGATTTGTCTGATATTAAGCACGCGTACAAGCAACTCGCGCGCAAGTATCACCCTGATGTGTCGCCCCCGGATTTAGTGCGGGAGTATACTGACCGCTTTATTCGTGTTCAAGAGGCGTATGAGACGTTGTCTGATGCTCGAATGAGGGCTATCTATGATCGGGATATGGCGCGCGGACTTCATCTTGCGTTTTCTGCTCGGAAGAAGATGAACCAGTTTGATGATGAGGTAGTTTTTTACGCCATTAATTTTGATCTtgggtttttttattttttgagtttAGTATTTGTCTTTTGATATTATTTAAGCTGGGTATCTTTGTTTTTTAATCTGGATTATTCGAATTTTGGGGGAGAGTTTGATGCTTGATTTTGCCAAATTTATGTtttgaaattagggttcatGTAGGTTTGTTTGCTCTTATTGTTAAGCTAATTTCATGAGTAGTTTTGTTAATTTCTGTTAAATTTGACCTGGAATTGTTGATTTTTGCATAATTGAATGCTTACTCTTGAGCCATTTGCTGTGTTTATGATGAATTATTGCGGATTTCCTTACATTCTATAGCTAATCttggtaattaattaaataattaaatgggAGTGATTTGGATTTAGTTTGTAGATTAGTTGTACTTGACATATCCAACTATTGTTTAGAATCCTTTAGATGATGGAATTAGTAATTTCAAAGACAACCATGTCATGTTACTAATCACAGACTCACAGTCCAACCATGTCATGTTACTAATCACAGTCCAGGTTCCTCCGGGGTAGTTTGATACTTGGAAGTTAGAAGTGGGTGTCAGTGTGTTGAGAGAGAGTGCGCGTCAGCACGGGTGTACATGTGTGCGCGTTTGTGTATGTGTGAGTTGAGATTTGAAGATAGGATCGGATCGGATCATCCGTGTGGGAAATTTGGGTGAAATCACCTCTCAAGTCTCAACTTTTTCAATCAAATTTGGGTGAAATTGCTGCTTGCCTTAATTTTCTGACTTTTTCctgccattttttttaatgtgaAAGACGGCAGTGTAGACTTTTGGAGTCGGTGATGCTGGTTCAGTTTATTACCGCATTCTTGTTCCATAAGACCATAACTACACTATTGGGAAAACTTCTCTGTTTCTGTCTTGATTTTGGTTAATGCTCCTACTTTTTTGTTTCCTATTAAATTCCTTTGATATTTCATGAGAGACTACTAGTATCCTGGTATCCCGGTATCCCCTTTTTGTGTTCGAGCATAAGCTTCCCTAGCAGAGTAGCAGGTGACATAGTTACGGAGTAGTTTGCTGCGTATTAGTCATATACTAGTATGTTATCCGGAGTATAAGTTTATGCTTATCCATGTGGGGTACTCTTTTGTTTAAGTTATGTTTGTTTAGTGAGGGCATATAAATGTAGGATCCACCCTCTTGCTTCTTTGGTTGAAATTTAAATACTTTTCTAATAGAGAATGGCATAAGTATTCGTTAGGTAGCGTTTCTATATTAGAGTCCTCCTTTACCATTATTTTAAGGACTATTAAGATACCAGTTGctacttttgaattttaattttgttaaataatAGATTGCGTTTCAATGCAAAACATCATTTTTATTATAGTTAAAGGTACTACTAGAAGACTATAAGTTTATACCAGGTAGAACTCGCTATGATATAGTGATAGATTATAGTGGTGAAAAGTTGACAATTTTCGACCAAAAAAATGAAGTTTGACCAATAATTTTGAAGCAAGAGTATATTACATTATTACTAGTAGGCTAAGGTTGAATGTTGCTCAACTTAACGTGGGAAACGACTAAACCGTTTGTCCCTTTGTTGTATTATGTTATGTGTTATCCTCTTGAAGGATAAATGGGATAACGATAACCTAGTCATGTAATGTTTTTCATCTATCCAGATTTCTGACTAAAACCCCACCTCCAGCCTAGTTGATGCTTAATTGTCCTGTTGGTACATTTCATGAAATGTTGATTCCTTCCATTCTTGAAAGCTAAGATATAGTATTATTGcatcaaattctctcaaaataTCTGACTCGTTTTTTTCCCGTTAGGAAATGGAAGACAAAAGTGAGTGGAAAGGTCGTTGGCAAAGCCAAGTATCAGAACTAAAGAAGAGAAGCATGTACAAAGATGCTAAGAAAAACACATGGGGAGCTAGAATGCGCCGTCAAAGGAGTGAATCATATCCTTAACCACGATTATAACGATAAGACTCACTATGTATATATCTGTGTTTTTTTTGTTCAGTTTCCACTCTTTTAAGTTTTACTTGGAATCGGACGAATTCAGGCAATGATGTCGTCTCATTTCCCTAATTTTATCGTCCATGGGATCAATTAATTAACATACTGCATATATTTATACATCTACTCTTTCTTGCTCGATTTTGTTATACATTATTGATTTTATTATACGGAGTTTCATTTATTTCTGTAAGTTTATGGCTTGAGAGTTGAGATAAGTGATGACTAGTGTAACGCGCCAAAAGGAACTTTGGAGAAGATAATTCAGGTCATTTTCATGTGGTAGGAACAGGAAGGAAAGCGAAGTACCTTTCCTTGTTGAGTAGGAAATGGAGTGGTGAACTTGCGAGGTTCATATAATTTTCTGAATTGTGATGTTTGTATATTATTTATTGTGAGAAATTTAAGCAAagcatttattatttttcatctTCTTGATTGATGGTTGCATTTTTGGTCCCAACTTAGGGATAATGTTTTGCTCATTTTATGTGGAAGAGGATGGGGGAGGTGTTTATTTCTTGCTTGAAGTTGTCGGGGAAAAAATTCCCCAAAGGAAGAAAATGGGAAAAAGGGCTATATTAATATTAACAAagaaccaattgaggttggcatgagtggttaagggcctcttgctccttaaccaaggtctcgggttcgagccttgggaatggaaaaaatctcaaatgggagggatgctgcccatcgaggtacccatgcaaactcccgcgggagattagtccactcgccgaaggcggtgggaactcctcgtagtagaaccaaaaaaaaaaaaatattaacaaagACAGTCTCGGGTGAAACATTCACTCATACTTATTGTGAGACGTTAAAGTTATCCTGGATGTGTGATTTTCAACAAACGCCATGTTTAGTGGCTTatgggggtgtttggttaggagaggtttgagggaaaaagagtttttttggatgaattagaggtttgacttttagaaaaagctaattgagagtgtttggttaggagaggattggaagagagttttgggttgaaaaactaattttgaaaaagctcaatatatgagctttttgcaattagatgtttgagaaagtggatgaaaaagctcaatataggagctttttgcaattagaggtttgaaaAAACTAATAttgaaaaagctcaatataggagctttttgtgtgtgtgtgtgtgaatgAGCCACATATCTAACGTAAATTATAAATAGGGGCAGGTTATACGAACATGTGACCTATCGTACACATGCCCTCATCCTTAAATACTAAATCAAGACTTCATCGATAGTGACTTACGTTATTGGCACAAAAGCATTTTATTTCTCACACAAGTGGTAGgatatcaaaaaaaataaaagattgTCTATCTTTAAGTGTTAAGACCATGACATTTTATTTCCTTTGTGCCATAACTCCATAACCAATTCAATGAGACTGTTACGTTTTTGTACTATtccttaatcaaacaattgTATCGACCGAATGGAAGTCTCTTTAGCCACCTTAAATGTTATCTTATTGCCAGAATATTACCTAATGGATGATCTCCA
This sequence is a window from Spinacia oleracea cultivar Varoflay chromosome 1, BTI_SOV_V1, whole genome shotgun sequence. Protein-coding genes within it:
- the LOC110774928 gene encoding chaperone protein dnaJ 20, chloroplastic produces the protein MQVYLDNLISNSTFPFLSHPTSSIQSSSSYLPSNRISFQTPPPFSSFKARATLNNGGITKPISEMTFYELLGIPETVDLSDIKHAYKQLARKYHPDVSPPDLVREYTDRFIRVQEAYETLSDARMRAIYDRDMARGLHLAFSARKKMNQFDDEEMEDKSEWKGRWQSQVSELKKRSMYKDAKKNTWGARMRRQRSESYP
- the LOC110774927 gene encoding small ribosomal subunit protein cS22 — encoded protein: MATISSILPCHGLLQHCSSSSSSSKPKFSSQNLVQLQSFSNGFGLKLKTRVSTNPPLLKVRAVVTEETSSSSTASSSSDGEGARRLYVGNIPRNLNNDELRTIVEEHGAIEIAEVMYDKYSGRSRRFGFVTMKTVEDANAVIEKLNDTEIGGRKIKVNITEKPLEGMDIATTQAEDSQFVESPYKVYIGNLAKTVTNELLKDFFSEKGKVLGAKVQRTPGTSKSNGFGFVSFSSEEEVEAAIQALNNSVLEGQKIRVNKA